From Roseburia hominis, the proteins below share one genomic window:
- a CDS encoding GntR family transcriptional regulator produces the protein MKIEYQKPRDEAIEKIENYIIKNGLQADDQLPSERKMCEMWNFNRTTLRSAIKQLISQGIIYNKTGSGTYVAREKVIRNLRDIKGLHQAAVEAQREITSQILGLKLCETSKNIGQKMKLPLGHKVWRLERVRSLDGVPVTISTIFLDAKRFPGLDEHDLSNASLYTILRQFYGVEAQSGYEKLSISSCDEREAQYLAVEQGSPVIYQSGVTSDSEDRIFEYFKEITRSEYVCFASELTRKPATS, from the coding sequence ATGAAAATAGAATATCAAAAGCCTCGCGATGAGGCTATCGAAAAAATTGAAAACTATATTATAAAGAACGGATTACAGGCAGATGATCAGCTTCCTTCGGAGCGGAAGATGTGCGAAATGTGGAATTTCAATCGTACGACGCTCAGAAGTGCAATCAAGCAATTGATCTCACAGGGAATAATTTATAATAAGACCGGTTCAGGCACCTATGTAGCAAGGGAAAAAGTAATACGCAATCTCCGCGATATCAAAGGGTTGCACCAGGCTGCCGTCGAAGCACAAAGAGAAATCACAAGCCAGATACTTGGTTTAAAGCTTTGCGAGACCTCTAAGAATATCGGTCAAAAGATGAAACTGCCTTTGGGGCACAAAGTCTGGCGGCTGGAACGGGTCAGAAGTCTTGATGGAGTACCGGTAACGATATCCACCATTTTTCTGGACGCGAAACGTTTTCCGGGGCTCGATGAACATGATTTATCCAACGCCTCCCTCTATACGATTCTCAGACAATTTTACGGGGTAGAGGCGCAGAGCGGTTATGAAAAGTTAAGCATTTCCAGTTGTGATGAGAGAGAGGCACAATATCTGGCGGTAGAGCAGGGGAGCCCGGTTATATACCAATCGGGCGTTACCAGCGACAGCGAAGACCGAATCTTTGAATATTTTAAGGAGATTACCAGATCCGAGTACGTTTGCTTCGCCAGTGAACTGACTCGAAAACCGGCCACTTCATAG